The Panicum virgatum strain AP13 chromosome 3N, P.virgatum_v5, whole genome shotgun sequence genome includes the window GCCTGGCCTCTTTTGGTTGTTATTACAGACATGTGAGTAGGCATGCACACGCGCGCTTTTTCAGCATGCAGCTGCAGTTGCCAACGACACGCGCAACTTTGCAACTTCTATCTATGCGCATGCCTATCCAGTAGTAAGTAGTTGGTGTGTATGGATGCTTTTGCTGCTGCACTTGATCCAAGCTCAATGCAAAAATTTGCAATTATTTTCCAGCCAGCAGGTTGCCGCATTTGATTACGCATGATAGCAACGCTAACAGATGAATGAATATTCAGAGCAAATTTTAATTTTGGTGGCAACCTGTAATGATTACTGATGGGGAAATCAGAAAAAACGACAGATGTGGTTATGCGTGATGGCATTGCTAAATGATGGGCAAATTAAGTAAGAAGGGACTAAATATAATTAACAGTGTCACTGCCCGCCACAGGTTCTACGCCGCTGAGGTGGTGGCAGCGCTGGAGTACATCCACATGGTGGACATCGTGTACCGCGACCTCAAGCCCGAGAACGTCCTCGTCCGCGCCGACGGCCACATCATGCTCACCGACTTCGACCTCTCCCTCAAGTGCGACCCCACCGCGCCCACGCCGGCCCACGTCATCTCCGACCCGCTCTCCCTCGCCggccgctccaccgcctcaACATCCTGCGCCATCTCGTCGTGCATCGTGCCAACCGTGTCCTGCTTCCAGCtcttccccggccgcggccgcagccgccggcgccggcgctggcgcaCCAAGAAGCCGTCGTCGTCCAGCGGCGGGAACGGGAGCttcccctccggcggcggcgggcttgaCCTGGAGTTCGTGGCCGAGCCGGTGGAGCTGCGGTCCATGTCGTTCGTGGGCACGCACGAGTACCTGGCGCCGGAGATCGTGTCCGGGGAAGGACACGGCAGCTCCGTGGACTGGTGGACGCTGGGCGTCTTCATCTTCGAGCTGCTCTACGGGGTGACCCCGTTCAAGGGCTACGACAACGAGATGACGCTGGCCAACATCGTGGCGCGCGCGCTCGAGTTCCCCAAGGAGCCCTCGGTCTCGTCGGCCGCCAAGGACCTGGTCACCGCGCTGCTCGCCAAGGACCCGGCCCGGCGGCTCGGCGCCACGGTCGGGGCCGCGGCAATCAAGCGCCACCCCTTCTTCAACGGCGTCAACTGGGCGCTGCTCCGGTGCGCCACGCCGCCGTACGTGCCGCCCCCGTTCAGCTTGGGGACTGTCAAGGCTGGAGCcgctggcggtggcggtggcaacGCCAACGATGACGACATGTCGGACGACGACAGTTGTCCCGGCACGCCCGTGGAGTACTACTAGGcaagccaagccaagccaagGAGAAGCGCCCATGCCCGGCCCACCTGCGTGTGAAAAGAAGCTGCCCGCGCTGATGCCATCGCGTCGCGGCCTCGCCGGGGCCCGATCAGCAGGCGGCTCTTGTCCGAGCCCGGGCCGGCGCGTGCACGTGGTGGGGGATGGACCACGGCGCATGGCGCGCGCACGAGGCAGCCGGGGGCGGGGAACACCGCGCTGTCGCCTCGAGTGGTTGCCGGCTGCGTGTCTCCGAGAGAGCTCGCTGGCGCGCCAGGCCAGAAGCAGGCACGCCGTGTGACGAATAAGTTAATAGCTCTTCTTCTTGCAGTTAGCACCATGTCTGAAACCTGGCTTCCACATTGTGCCATTGCTTGTCTCAGGACACTGTGTAACTTATGCTAACGTATGTATACCTGGGTGTTGCTTGGAACGCATGGATTTCATTGCCAATCCTTGTGAAATCTCGTGTTCCAAGCAGGACCTAAGGATTATTGTACTGTGCTCGTCTCTGGTTGTGTGGTCACCCCTTCTGGTTACTTGCTAGGACTAGTAGGATACAAGGCATCGGTCCAACTAGTTTTTCGCAATTGGCAAAGATTTGTGCAGTTGATGTGCGCGTGTGTGTTTTTTTTCATGGTATGAGTGGGAGATGGGTGAGGGAGGGACATTGGCAGGCATGGCTAATGATGCGAGGTCCGGGCTTTGGGCGGCAACCGGCGGACACGAGACGCGGAGACGATGATGAGAGTGGCAGTGGGGGATCATGTCATGGCCGGCGGACGGGAATTTCACGCCGCGCTCGTGCGCGCCGCGTTGTGTGATGATCACCTGCAACGGCGTATGATCGGCGGCCATGTTTGTTTCCCCCCCGGTCCCTTTTGCCTTTGCTCTGCAGGATGCAGAGTAAAAAGAGAGGGGGAGCGTGTAGTGTATGCTCCAAAGAGGTAAAGATGCTGCAgcatacacagaaaaagttaCTGCTACCAGCTGGATAGAAAAGGCAAAGGACTAAAGGGCAAAAGGATACACAAACTGGAGTTACAATGATCATGCTACGCGACGCGACATCAAATGCACGCCAGTCCACCGCTGGCACAAACAAGATGCTGCCGCTTCACCGGATGAAAAACAAGCATCGGATGTACGTACAACTATAGTGGTAAACGGCATCTGAACACAGATACTTCCTTTTTTTTGCTCCGAAAATTTCAATACTAAAGCTACTTATCgaggaagaatggaagattaaCGCTCGGTGCTTGACTAGAAAGGATTTTTTTCCTAAGAAACTCCAATATCGACAGATTGGGCCCAGAACGATACTTTTAGGCCTGAACCGGCCTTGGGCAGACAATTTCAGCCCGGCCCAAACTACGGATTTGCTCTGGTCTGGCCCAAGCCGCAGGGATGGTCATCATCACTCCATCAACAGCAGAGGAGCGCCATGTGCCTGCGGACAGAACGTTCAGCAATCTAGCTCGTCTGACACATCTGCAAATCGAGCAATTCCATATTCTCCTCTCCCTCAAATTTCCCGCGCCCCGCTGACCTCCCCGGCACTCCAACCCAAGATCCTGCCTGCTCCATCGCCGGCACGCCCCACAACCAGCGTAGTCACAGCTTGCGACGCAACGATCGAATGGgtacgccggcggccggcgggtggaGGTTGCCGTCGCGGggccggagcagcagcagcaagctgaCACAGCGGGCCATCAACAACATCAGGTTCGCCCTGCTCTGCGCCTTCGTCACGCTCCTCGTCCTCCGCGGCACCGTCGGCGtcagccgccgcctcgtctACATCGCCGGCTCCCGCCGCGCTCCGTCCGGCACCAACAAGGTCGTCGAGGACATGGAGCGCACCCTCCGCGAGATCCGCGCCGACTCCGACCCGGACCCCGAAGACGGCGGCAGCAGAGCGGCGACCACCACCCCGGTGGCCAGGTACTACGACCGCGGCAGCGCGTGGTCGACGCAGAACTACAGCCTCGGGCCCCGGGTGACGCGCTGGAACGCCAAGCGCCGGCGGTGGCTGCACCTGAACCCGGGGTTCCCGTCCCGCGACGCGCGCGGCAACCCACGGGTCCTGCTCGtcacggcctcgccgccggggccCTGCGACACCCCCGGCGGCGACCACTTCCTGCTCAGGGCCACCAAGAACAGGATGGACTACTGCCGCCTCCACGGCATCGAGTACGCGCACGCCATGGCGCGCCTCGACGCGGAGCTCACGGGCGGCTGGGCCAAgctcccgctgctgcggcgcctCATGCTGgtgcacccggaggtggagtggcTGTGGTGGATGGACGGCGACGCGCTCGTCACCGACATGGGGTTCGAGCTCCCGCTGGCGCGCTACGAGGGCACCCACCTCGTCGTCCACGGCAACTCGCACCTCCTCTTCCAGCAGCGCTCCTGGGTCGCCGTCAGCACCGGCAGCTTCCTGCTCCGGAACTGCCAGTGGTCGCTGGAGCTGCTCGACGCCTGGGCCGTGATGGGGCCGAGAGGCCGCGCCCGCGACGACGCCGGGAGGCTGCTGACGGCGACCCTCTATGGCCGCCCGGCGTTCGAGGCCGACGACCAGTCGGCGCTCATCCACCTGCTGCTTACCGAGAAGGAGCGGTGGATGGACAAGGTGTACCTCGAGAACGAGTACTACCTGCACGGCCTCTGGGCGGGGCTGGTCGGCAAGTACGAGAAGGTGATGGAGAAACACCACCCGGGGTACGGCGACGACCGGTGGCCGTTCGTCACGCACTTCGTCGGGTGCAAAccttgcagcggcggcggcggaaggtccAGAAGGGGCGGCGGCAACTCCAGCGATGAGTACCCGCCGGAACGTTGCGTCAGTGGCATGGAGCGCGCCTTCAACTTCGCCGACAACCAGGTGCTCCGGCTGTACGGCTTCCGGCACGAGTCGCTGGCGAGCTCCGATGTCAGGCGGGTGACGAACCGGTCGGCGAACCCGCTGGAGGCCAAGGAGGACGCTCTATCTTTCTTGAAGAAACCCAAGGACCCGGTTGTCCAGAGCCATGATGTACGCAAAAATCGAAAGCGCAAAGGGAAAAAGGACTCTGTTCTTGCAAGAGTCCTGAAGAGACTAGGATGGAGATCTGAGTTTTGatcttttttgtgtgtgttttgAATATTCTAGCAGTTCATTTTTGCAGTTGCTAGAGGCTGGTTACTTGTTTTTGTTCTGGGTTCAATACGAATGAATTGGACCAAGAGGCTAGTTCAAACATAGCAATATTCGGTGTCTTCAGTAAATATCACTTGGTATTATTCAAATATCTGTACCAGAAACTTTGTTCTATTAATAAACATGAAATAATTGAAAACAAACATGacaaaagaaaggaaaatggaAAGCCAAAGATATTCAGAGTCGTGCTTGCAATCCAGGTTCCAGGATGGGAGAACCGGAGAAGTGAGAACCGCCATTGGTCTAAAATATTCAGAATCTGTTCACATGGTCTGAACTCTGAAATATCTCTCTGAAGTATTAGATCTCCCAGCTTCGATCTGTCGGTGACATCATATACACCACCGTATCTCACATAGCACTGATCTGATGATGAAAAGGATAGCCACTAGGTACCATTTTTTTCAGATTACATGACGCATTGTAGTGCGTGCAAATATTACTGAAAGTCCGAAACGAAGCTACTCTAACGAGGGCTACTGCTACGAGTGTACAACTCACAACGAAGTGTTTGCATCATTTCATTTTGTACAAGCACATGCAAATGCAAATCTGAAGAATCGATGTGTATTAGTGGCAAAATTCACAGTCGCATTGTTTGAACCACACATTTCTTGCCTGTTTCATTTGCTCTGATGGAGACAACTAAGAAAAAGATGCAACACCAGACCCAGTTGCTGTGTCCTGAACTCTTGAGTGCGCTAGCTATTGCAGAACTAAAAATCTAAGAACAATCAAAACGCGAAGAACTGATGAGTGACCCTCGGCCTAGACGCGGTCGAACTTGGCGTCCATCTTGAGCGCCGCCTCCTTGGCCTCCAGCGGGTTGGCCCTCGGGTCGGTGACCCTCCTGACCTTGGCGCTCACCAGCGACCGGTGCTGGAAGCCGTAGAGCCGGAGCACCTGGTTGTCGGCGAAGTTGAAGGCGCGCTCCATGCCGCGGAGGCACCGGTCCAGCGGGTAGTCCTCGTACCTGCCGCAGGTCTTGCAGCCGACGAAGTGGGTGATGAAGGGCCAGCGGTCGTCGCCGAGGCCCGGGTGGTGCTCCTCCATCATCTGCTCGTACTTGTCCACCAGCCCCGTCCAGAAGCCATGGAGGTAGAACTCCCTCTCGATGTGCACCTTGTCCATCCACTTGTCCTTCTCGATGAGCAGCAGGTGGATCAGCGCCGACTGGTCGTCGGCGTCGAACGGCGGCCGCCCCGTCAGGCTCGCCGTCAGCAGCTTCCCGGCCTCGACGCGGGAGGGGCCCCTCGGGCCCATGGGCACCCAGGCGTCGAGCAGGTCCAGCGACCACTGGCAATTGCGGAGCAGGAAGATGCCGGCGTTGAGGGAGATCCAGGACCGCTTCTCGAGGAGGTCCGGGTAGCCGTGGACGACGAGGTTGCAGCCCTCGTAGCGCGAGAGCGGAAGCTCGAAGGCCATGTCGGTGAAGATGGCGTCGCTGTCCACCCACCAGAcccactccacctccgggtgcgcCAGCATCAGGCGCCGCACCAGCGGGATCTTGGACCAGTACCCCGTCAGCTCCGGGTCGAGGTGCGCCATGTTGTGCACGATGTCGATGCCGTGGAGGCGGCAGTAGTCGATCTTGTTCTTGATAGCCTTGAGCAGGTAGTGGTCGCCGGCGGGGTTGTCGCAGGgccccggcggcgagccggTGACGACCAGGATCCGCGGGTTGCCCCGCGCGTCGCGGGACGGGAACTCCGGGTTCCGGGACAGCCACTCGCGGCGCTGGTCGTCCCAGTCGCTCACCTTGGGGCCCAGGCTGTACTCCTTGACCTTGATCAGCGTCGCCGACGACGAGAAGTTGCCGAGGCCGGCCGTCGCGTtgggggacgacgacgacgacgacccgtcCCCGCCGACCAGGACGACGACGTCGTCGGGCTCGGAGTCGGAGCGGATCTCGGCGAGGATGCGCTCGATGTCCTCGACGACCTtggcgtcggccgcggcgccgtcggAGTCGCCGCTGTTGACGAGGAGGTTGATTCCGGCGGTGCCGCGGAGGACGAGCACGGTGATGAAGCCGCAGAGGAGCGTGATCTTGATGTTGTTCATTGTCCGCTGCCGCTGCTTCTTGAGGCTGCTGGCCCgcagccgcacgccgccgccgccggccacccccaTGCTGCGAGGTCACGGATGCACCGGCACGCCCTGCACGTTCCTACTCCCCGATCTCTCGATCGTCGGGAGCTGTGAGCGAGCTTGTGATTAGTGCAGCGTTGGGTGGAGCGAGATGtatagggagggagggaggagggtttTGGAGGAGCAGGCAGGAACGTTCGATTTCAGCTGCACGTTTGTGTGCAGTGGAAGTCAGCGGGGGCGTGGGAACTCCGAGGCGCAGGTGATTACGAAATTGCTCGATTTTTGCAGTCTGGTACGGCCGGGGAGCATTACTATATGCTCACCGTCCCGTCCCGTGGAGAGATCCGCCATGGGCATGCATGCCGGTGATCTGCGACTCGCCAGGATCTGCTCTCATCTTCGTTGCCCAATTGCAGTGTGTGATGTGCAGTGCTCCAACCGACTAGTAGTATTAGTGTGTTtagtttattttgcattttgcatttttacatttttggaaggaaatcttcaatatttgaagtattaaatgtaaactaatcacaaaactaattacagatctcgtctgtaaactacgagacgaatctaatgagcctaattaatccatcattagaacTTGTTTACTGTagagcaatttagtgtctaatcacgtcctaattagactcattagattcgtctcgcgatttacaatccatttgtgtaatgcgatttatttttttactacatttagtacaccatgcaagcgatttacaaaaaatttgcattttgcgttttggaatctaaacaaggccttactCAAACTGCATCCTGGTTGTAAGATTGCCAGACATAGGAGATTCATTGCTCCAAGAAAGAAAACAGGAGATGCTTCATCGAAGTGCTATTACTACAACGATGTACTAAATCAGACAACTTGCCACACACGCTGAACTCTGCAGTATAGGAAGCAATGAGAATATGAGATCAGAATAAACCAAGAGTCTGACCTTTTGCAGCACAGAACAAAAGTTACAGTAACCAAAAGTTGTTGGGGGATGTCTCGCATACCCTCTGGTTGTATGGTTTTCGGACCCGGTTTCCGTTTCCCTTATAAAACTATGGCAAAGCTCTTGCCATtcttttggggggggggggggggggggaattacAGTAACCTGATAGCTTGCTTAGACTTCATGCTCTAGGCCAATGTTGTTGATGCTCGTGGTGACAGACAGGCCCACCATTTCCATTGCTTGCGTTCCGAGCTCAGCTGGATAATCCGTCACACACCCAATCCTAGGACCAGCCCCAGTGCTCCATTTCATGGACAATTTGTGGCCAAGCTGGTAAGATTTAGACTCGCTCTTCGATTTTATCCTCTCAAAAATTGCCTTCTGCGGGACATGAATGGCTTTTGGGCTGCGCAGACCACCTGATAAGGTTCTTTGGTTTGTTAGCTTGGCTTCTTCTGTAGGAGCATCCTTACCTTCATCACCTTCCAGTAATGTGTTTGAAGAGAGAACCACTTGTGGAGGATTGGTATACGCAGCAACGTTTTGTGTATCATTAGGCCTTGGATCATCGCAGCAGTCATCTTTGGTGAATGGGCGCGCCTGGTTGGCCAAAACTAGCTCCTTATAATAAAACCATCTATGACAACATAGGAGAATTTGAGATTGGGATCACTAACTAATTGGTGTACCTTGACTTCTTTGAGATCGACTCCACTCTCTTGAAGGAATTTCATGAAATTGTTGAGGTTCTCCATGCTTGGCTTGTAATGACCACTATAGCCCAAGATGGACTTATAAAAACAATACATCAGATAAAAATGAGAACAAGacaaaaactaagtatggaatcATACCATCTTTTACTCTTGGCAGAAATAGAAGAGGTCAACAGAGTCCACGGTCGCCAATTAACTTCCATGGTGGTTGTATCAAGATAAGTAACTAAGTCGATGGTTATTAGGACTGTTGTACTTGTACATACAAAAGTATGCTTTCTGCTATACTAACTCCCAAAGCAACAAAGATACTTTACAAATGAAGTTCAACCTTTGGATATGTATTCAATATTTATTCTAGAAAAGGGCTGCATCTCTAAATTGTAAATTTTTCAGATAGGT containing:
- the LOC120663579 gene encoding serine/threonine-protein kinase D6PKL2-like; this encodes MPPADGDAAAADLAADELQSLSFGSSSDRSRSRSASTVSTATASCSTSSSGPLHLLLSLPPRAANPSAPSAQLVPRLGAVSLSDIRFLRRLGAGDIGSVYLAEVKPKEKPNAVLVAAKVMDRKELEGRNKEGRARTEREILEAVDHPFLPRLYGVAEGDRWSCLLTEFCPGGDLHVLRQRQPHRRFSEAAVRFYAAEVVAALEYIHMVDIVYRDLKPENVLVRADGHIMLTDFDLSLKCDPTAPTPAHVISDPLSLAGRSTASTSCAISSCIVPTVSCFQLFPGRGRSRRRRRWRTKKPSSSSGGNGSFPSGGGGLDLEFVAEPVELRSMSFVGTHEYLAPEIVSGEGHGSSVDWWTLGVFIFELLYGVTPFKGYDNEMTLANIVARALEFPKEPSVSSAAKDLVTALLAKDPARRLGATVGAAAIKRHPFFNGVNWALLRCATPPYVPPPFSLGTVKAGAAGGGGGNANDDDMSDDDSCPGTPVEYY
- the LOC120663580 gene encoding probable glycosyltransferase 3 — protein: MGTPAAGGWRLPSRGRSSSSKLTQRAINNIRFALLCAFVTLLVLRGTVGVSRRLVYIAGSRRAPSGTNKVVEDMERTLREIRADSDPDPEDGGSRAATTTPVARYYDRGSAWSTQNYSLGPRVTRWNAKRRRWLHLNPGFPSRDARGNPRVLLVTASPPGPCDTPGGDHFLLRATKNRMDYCRLHGIEYAHAMARLDAELTGGWAKLPLLRRLMLVHPEVEWLWWMDGDALVTDMGFELPLARYEGTHLVVHGNSHLLFQQRSWVAVSTGSFLLRNCQWSLELLDAWAVMGPRGRARDDAGRLLTATLYGRPAFEADDQSALIHLLLTEKERWMDKVYLENEYYLHGLWAGLVGKYEKVMEKHHPGYGDDRWPFVTHFVGCKPCSGGGGRSRRGGGNSSDEYPPERCVSGMERAFNFADNQVLRLYGFRHESLASSDVRRVTNRSANPLEAKEDALSFLKKPKDPVVQSHDVRKNRKRKGKKDSVLARVLKRLGWRSEF
- the LOC120663581 gene encoding probable glycosyltransferase 3; its protein translation is MGVAGGGGVRLRASSLKKQRQRTMNNIKITLLCGFITVLVLRGTAGINLLVNSGDSDGAAADAKVVEDIERILAEIRSDSEPDDVVVLVGGDGSSSSSSPNATAGLGNFSSSATLIKVKEYSLGPKVSDWDDQRREWLSRNPEFPSRDARGNPRILVVTGSPPGPCDNPAGDHYLLKAIKNKIDYCRLHGIDIVHNMAHLDPELTGYWSKIPLVRRLMLAHPEVEWVWWVDSDAIFTDMAFELPLSRYEGCNLVVHGYPDLLEKRSWISLNAGIFLLRNCQWSLDLLDAWVPMGPRGPSRVEAGKLLTASLTGRPPFDADDQSALIHLLLIEKDKWMDKVHIEREFYLHGFWTGLVDKYEQMMEEHHPGLGDDRWPFITHFVGCKTCGRYEDYPLDRCLRGMERAFNFADNQVLRLYGFQHRSLVSAKVRRVTDPRANPLEAKEAALKMDAKFDRV